The following coding sequences are from one Sphingomonadaceae bacterium OTU29LAMAA1 window:
- a CDS encoding DNA polymerase III subunit delta' — MTELFGQADAQAAFIAALRSGALHHAWLLVGPQGVGKASFAHTAALRMLAEASATGVTAPALVVPDSHPTRSLIDAGSHPDLRILQRLPKDAEKPDQDLARSITIAQVRSLQPMFATTPSMGARRVVIIDAADDLERNGANALLKNLEEPPVGTIFLLVSHAPGRLLPTIRSRCRVLRFATLDEGDMARALRGALPDADDHELAALIRTGEGAPGRAIRYAGLDIDGLDSAITGIASDGDPINARRAALAKALAGKGNAARYEAFLDRVPAMIAREARTRSGPRLKAALDAQVAARDLAGAALGLSLDAQATVFEMAAIVATLR; from the coding sequence ATGACCGAATTGTTTGGTCAGGCCGATGCGCAGGCAGCCTTCATCGCCGCCCTGCGCAGCGGCGCATTGCATCACGCCTGGTTGCTCGTCGGCCCGCAGGGCGTCGGCAAAGCGAGCTTCGCGCATACCGCCGCCCTGCGCATGCTTGCCGAGGCGAGCGCCACCGGCGTCACCGCACCCGCTCTCGTCGTACCGGATAGCCACCCCACGCGGTCGCTGATCGACGCCGGATCGCACCCCGACCTGCGCATTCTCCAGCGTCTGCCCAAAGACGCTGAAAAGCCGGATCAGGACCTCGCCCGCAGCATCACGATCGCGCAGGTCCGCTCGCTGCAGCCGATGTTCGCAACGACCCCGTCGATGGGCGCGCGCCGCGTCGTCATCATCGACGCGGCCGACGATCTTGAGCGTAACGGCGCCAACGCGCTGCTCAAAAATCTGGAGGAGCCGCCCGTCGGCACGATCTTCCTGCTTGTCAGTCATGCACCGGGCCGGCTGCTGCCGACGATCCGCTCGCGCTGCCGCGTCTTGCGCTTCGCCACGCTCGACGAGGGCGACATGGCGAGGGCCTTGCGCGGTGCGCTGCCGGATGCCGACGACCATGAGCTCGCAGCGCTCATCCGGACCGGGGAGGGCGCACCCGGGCGTGCGATCCGTTACGCCGGGCTCGACATCGACGGACTCGACAGCGCCATCACCGGCATCGCGAGCGACGGAGACCCGATAAACGCCCGCCGCGCAGCACTGGCCAAGGCGCTCGCGGGGAAGGGCAATGCCGCGCGCTACGAAGCCTTCCTCGACCGCGTGCCTGCGATGATCGCGCGAGAGGCGCGCACCCGTTCCGGCCCACGGCTGAAGGCAGCGCTGGATGCGCAGGTCGCCGCGCGCGATCTCGCCGGTGCGGCGCTGGGCCTGTCGCTCGATGCGCAGGCGACGGTGTTCGAGATGGCGGCGATCGTCGCGACGCTGCGCTGA